Proteins encoded in a region of the Nicotiana tomentosiformis chromosome 9, ASM39032v3, whole genome shotgun sequence genome:
- the LOC104090386 gene encoding uncharacterized protein isoform X1 produces the protein MGRAKLKLHKLDGSNRIGVYSRRKKGLLKKANELSVLCDIDIFLAMFSPGGKPSVYKSDNSSFEDMITTKFAEVNPEERAKRKMECLDTIKKACKKSDHDVDIGEQLCPGDLTTADINFLSQSLRIRLSDIEGRLRLWKNLDKIDSIQQLRKLENSISKSLNEIAKHKCGMGSLIFGAGQDFQPSSARHGMDSPLNFDARKELHPCSSVHACDSENIDVNEGMNSFDSSLLCDTGQDFQTSSLMQHGMNLGQELYQCSSVHGGNSENMDVYEDLNSFPLEYLEESSFSFESYTNLVCNKEIEVSMPESVNFVPDEIFLDCEVNQEDIVTDFGFTFDVPQLEQTDDQGNAFDYNVNKGSRLPHSDLVNIHDSSKSASGTCEKMILAKSLHFLYGMDSSSSDAGEEFSTSSSIKHGINLSSTQLDAGLSVNGGDSENMDDYEDLNAFDSCLKFDDEHEFQSSSSIGHYSMNSPVSFDAGQELHRSSSVNGGDSESINGYGDLNLFVQGFLDDPSLSIESCTDLACNHEVENYKLGYENCSADKIFLDCQLNQENIEMAFKSNLDLPLVEQMDVQESTFDCLNKGFGFPLLTSILV, from the exons ATGGGGAGAGCAAAATTAAAACTGCATAAGTTGGATGGTAGCAACCGCATAGGAGTATACTCAAGGCGAAAGAAGGGACTCTTGAAGAAAGCTAATGAGCTGTCAGTGTTGTGTGACATTGACATCTTTCTTGCCATGTTTTCACCAGGTGGAAAGCCTAGTGTATACAAGTCAGATAACAG TAGCTTTGAGGACATGATTACCACCAAGTTTGCCGAAGTAAATCCAGAAGAAAGGGCAAAAAG GAAGATGGAGTGTCTCGAT ACAATAAAGAAAGCTTGCAAGAAGTCTGATCATGATGTAGACATAGGAGAGCAGCTTTGTCCTGG GGATTTGACAACGGCG GATATCAATTTTCTCTCACAGTCATTAAGAATTCGACTTTCAGACATTGAGGGTAGACTCAG GCTATGGAAGAATCTTGACAAGATTGACAGTATTCAACAACTTAGGAAATTGGAGAACTCAATATCAAAATCTCTTAACGAAATCGCGAAACATAAG TGTGGGATGGGTTCATTAATTTTTGGTGCTGGGCAAGATTTTCAGCCTTCTTCAGCCCGACATGGGATGGATTCACCTTTGAACTTTGATGCTAGGAAAGAGCTCCATCcatgttcatcagtccatgcttgTGATAGTGAAAATATTGATGTAAATGAAGGCATGAATTCATTCGATTCATCTTTACTTTGTGATACTGGGCAAGACTTCCAGACTTCTTCACTGATGCAGCATGGGATGAATTTGGGGCAAGAGCTCTATCAATGTTCATCAGTCCACGGTGGTAATAGTGAAAATATGGATGTATACGAGGACTTAAATTCATTTCCACTAGA GTATTTGGAGGAATCATCTTTTTCTTTTGAGAGCTACACAAATCTTGTTTGCAACAAAGAAATTGAAGTCTCTATGCCAGAATCCGTAAATTTTGTACCTGATGAAATATTTCTAGATTGTGAAGTAAATCAGGAAGATATTGTAACAGATTTTGGATTTACCTTTGATGTGCCACAACTAGAACAGACGGATGACCAGGGAAATGCTTTTGACTATAACGTCAACAAGGGTTCCAGACTTCCTCATTCTGATCTTGTTAACATCCACGATAGTTCAAAATCAGCATCTGGTACTTGTGAAAAGATGATATTAGCCAAATCTCTACACTTTCTG TATGGGATGGATTCATCAAGTTCTGATGCTGGagaagagttttcaacttcttcCTCAATCAAGCATGGGATAAATTTATCTTCAACCCAACTCGATGCAGGCTTATCTGTCAATGGTGGTGATAGTGAAAATATGGACGATTACGAGGATCTTAATGCATTTGATTCATGTTTAAAATTTGATGATGAGCACGAATTTCAGTCTTCATCATCAATTGGCCATTATAGTATGAATTCACCTGTAAGTTTTGATGCTGGGCAAGAGCTGCATCGATCTTCATCAGTCAACGGAGGTGATAGTGAAAGTATTAATGGATATGGGGACCTAAATTTGTTTGTACAAGG GTTTTTGGATGATCCATCTTTATCGATCGAGAGCTGTACGGATCTTGCTTGCAACCATGAAGTTGAAAATTATAAGTTGGGATATGAAAATTGTTCAGCGGATAAAATATTTCTGGATTGTCAATTAAATCAGGAAAATATTGAAATGGCATTCAAATCTAATCTTGATTTGCCATTGGTAGAGCAAATGGATGTCCAGGAAAGCACTTTTGACTGTCTCAACAAAGGTTTTGGATTTCCACTATTAACATCCATCCTAGTGTAA
- the LOC104090386 gene encoding uncharacterized protein isoform X2, whose product MGRAKLKLHKLDGSNRIGVYSRRKKGLLKKANELSVLCDIDIFLAMFSPGGKPSVYKSDNSFEDMITTKFAEVNPEERAKRKMECLDTIKKACKKSDHDVDIGEQLCPGDLTTADINFLSQSLRIRLSDIEGRLRLWKNLDKIDSIQQLRKLENSISKSLNEIAKHKCGMGSLIFGAGQDFQPSSARHGMDSPLNFDARKELHPCSSVHACDSENIDVNEGMNSFDSSLLCDTGQDFQTSSLMQHGMNLGQELYQCSSVHGGNSENMDVYEDLNSFPLEYLEESSFSFESYTNLVCNKEIEVSMPESVNFVPDEIFLDCEVNQEDIVTDFGFTFDVPQLEQTDDQGNAFDYNVNKGSRLPHSDLVNIHDSSKSASGTCEKMILAKSLHFLYGMDSSSSDAGEEFSTSSSIKHGINLSSTQLDAGLSVNGGDSENMDDYEDLNAFDSCLKFDDEHEFQSSSSIGHYSMNSPVSFDAGQELHRSSSVNGGDSESINGYGDLNLFVQGFLDDPSLSIESCTDLACNHEVENYKLGYENCSADKIFLDCQLNQENIEMAFKSNLDLPLVEQMDVQESTFDCLNKGFGFPLLTSILV is encoded by the exons ATGGGGAGAGCAAAATTAAAACTGCATAAGTTGGATGGTAGCAACCGCATAGGAGTATACTCAAGGCGAAAGAAGGGACTCTTGAAGAAAGCTAATGAGCTGTCAGTGTTGTGTGACATTGACATCTTTCTTGCCATGTTTTCACCAGGTGGAAAGCCTAGTGTATACAAGTCAGATAACAG CTTTGAGGACATGATTACCACCAAGTTTGCCGAAGTAAATCCAGAAGAAAGGGCAAAAAG GAAGATGGAGTGTCTCGAT ACAATAAAGAAAGCTTGCAAGAAGTCTGATCATGATGTAGACATAGGAGAGCAGCTTTGTCCTGG GGATTTGACAACGGCG GATATCAATTTTCTCTCACAGTCATTAAGAATTCGACTTTCAGACATTGAGGGTAGACTCAG GCTATGGAAGAATCTTGACAAGATTGACAGTATTCAACAACTTAGGAAATTGGAGAACTCAATATCAAAATCTCTTAACGAAATCGCGAAACATAAG TGTGGGATGGGTTCATTAATTTTTGGTGCTGGGCAAGATTTTCAGCCTTCTTCAGCCCGACATGGGATGGATTCACCTTTGAACTTTGATGCTAGGAAAGAGCTCCATCcatgttcatcagtccatgcttgTGATAGTGAAAATATTGATGTAAATGAAGGCATGAATTCATTCGATTCATCTTTACTTTGTGATACTGGGCAAGACTTCCAGACTTCTTCACTGATGCAGCATGGGATGAATTTGGGGCAAGAGCTCTATCAATGTTCATCAGTCCACGGTGGTAATAGTGAAAATATGGATGTATACGAGGACTTAAATTCATTTCCACTAGA GTATTTGGAGGAATCATCTTTTTCTTTTGAGAGCTACACAAATCTTGTTTGCAACAAAGAAATTGAAGTCTCTATGCCAGAATCCGTAAATTTTGTACCTGATGAAATATTTCTAGATTGTGAAGTAAATCAGGAAGATATTGTAACAGATTTTGGATTTACCTTTGATGTGCCACAACTAGAACAGACGGATGACCAGGGAAATGCTTTTGACTATAACGTCAACAAGGGTTCCAGACTTCCTCATTCTGATCTTGTTAACATCCACGATAGTTCAAAATCAGCATCTGGTACTTGTGAAAAGATGATATTAGCCAAATCTCTACACTTTCTG TATGGGATGGATTCATCAAGTTCTGATGCTGGagaagagttttcaacttcttcCTCAATCAAGCATGGGATAAATTTATCTTCAACCCAACTCGATGCAGGCTTATCTGTCAATGGTGGTGATAGTGAAAATATGGACGATTACGAGGATCTTAATGCATTTGATTCATGTTTAAAATTTGATGATGAGCACGAATTTCAGTCTTCATCATCAATTGGCCATTATAGTATGAATTCACCTGTAAGTTTTGATGCTGGGCAAGAGCTGCATCGATCTTCATCAGTCAACGGAGGTGATAGTGAAAGTATTAATGGATATGGGGACCTAAATTTGTTTGTACAAGG GTTTTTGGATGATCCATCTTTATCGATCGAGAGCTGTACGGATCTTGCTTGCAACCATGAAGTTGAAAATTATAAGTTGGGATATGAAAATTGTTCAGCGGATAAAATATTTCTGGATTGTCAATTAAATCAGGAAAATATTGAAATGGCATTCAAATCTAATCTTGATTTGCCATTGGTAGAGCAAATGGATGTCCAGGAAAGCACTTTTGACTGTCTCAACAAAGGTTTTGGATTTCCACTATTAACATCCATCCTAGTGTAA